A window of the Verminephrobacter eiseniae EF01-2 genome harbors these coding sequences:
- the gatA gene encoding Asp-tRNA(Asn)/Glu-tRNA(Gln) amidotransferase subunit GatA, with translation MNTIHTAALHDLGVAELATALRQRRVCAVEVARHFLARAKARHDLGAYVALNEELTLAQARAADARIAAGSAAPLEGVPLAHKDIFVTRGLPSSAGSKMLAGYQSPFDATVVRQLAQAGAVTLGKLNCDEFAMGSSNENSAVAPWGHPGPAPVRNPWDRSRIPGGSSGGSAVAVAARLAPAATGTDTGGSIRQPASFCGITGIKPTYGRASRYGMIAFASSLDQAGPMARSAQDCALLLSAMCGPDPDRDSTSLDRPAEDFSRALNEPIAGLRIGLPAEFFGAGLAADVRAAVDAALGEYEKLGARLVPISLPRTELSIPVYYIIAPAEASSNLSRFDGVKFGHRARDYTDLADMYCKTRAEGFGAEVKRRIMIGTYVLSHGYYDAYYLQAQKIRRMIVDDFQNAFRHCDLIAGPVAPSVAWKLGEHGNDPLANYLADIFTLPASLAGLPCMSLPAGFGAAGMPVGLQLIGNYFGEAGLLNAAHRLQQATDFHLRQPGAA, from the coding sequence ATGAACACCATCCACACCGCCGCCCTGCATGACCTGGGCGTTGCCGAACTGGCCACGGCGCTGCGCCAGCGCCGCGTCTGCGCCGTCGAGGTCGCCCGGCATTTTCTGGCCCGCGCCAAGGCCCGCCACGACCTGGGCGCTTATGTGGCGCTGAACGAAGAACTGACGCTGGCCCAGGCCCGGGCGGCCGACGCGCGCATCGCCGCCGGCAGCGCCGCCCCGCTGGAAGGGGTGCCATTGGCGCACAAAGACATCTTCGTCACGCGCGGCCTGCCCAGCAGCGCCGGCTCGAAGATGCTGGCCGGCTACCAGTCGCCGTTCGACGCCACCGTCGTGCGCCAACTCGCGCAGGCCGGCGCCGTGACGCTGGGCAAGCTCAACTGCGACGAGTTCGCGATGGGCTCATCCAATGAAAATTCTGCCGTGGCCCCCTGGGGCCACCCCGGCCCGGCCCCGGTGCGCAACCCCTGGGACCGCAGCCGCATTCCCGGCGGCTCCTCCGGCGGCAGCGCCGTGGCCGTGGCCGCGCGCCTGGCGCCGGCCGCGACGGGCACCGACACCGGCGGTTCGATCCGCCAGCCGGCATCGTTTTGCGGCATCACCGGCATCAAGCCCACCTACGGCCGCGCATCGCGCTACGGCATGATCGCCTTTGCCTCCAGCCTCGACCAGGCCGGCCCGATGGCACGCTCGGCCCAGGACTGCGCGCTGCTGCTGTCGGCCATGTGCGGCCCGGACCCCGACCGCGACTCGACCTCGCTCGACCGGCCTGCCGAAGACTTCAGCCGCGCGCTGAACGAGCCGATCGCCGGCCTGCGCATCGGCCTGCCGGCCGAGTTCTTTGGCGCGGGCCTGGCCGCCGACGTGCGCGCCGCCGTCGATGCCGCGCTCGGCGAATACGAAAAGCTCGGCGCCAGACTGGTGCCCATCAGCCTGCCGCGCACCGAGCTATCGATTCCGGTGTACTACATCATTGCCCCGGCCGAAGCCTCCTCGAACCTGAGCCGCTTCGACGGTGTGAAGTTCGGCCACCGCGCCCGGGACTACACCGACCTGGCCGACATGTACTGCAAGACCCGCGCCGAAGGCTTTGGCGCCGAGGTCAAGCGCCGCATCATGATCGGCACCTATGTGCTCTCGCATGGCTATTACGACGCCTACTACCTGCAAGCGCAAAAGATCCGCCGCATGATCGTCGACGACTTCCAGAACGCCTTCAGGCATTGCGATCTGATCGCCGGCCCGGTGGCCCCCAGCGTGGCCTGGAAACTGGGCGAGCATGGCAACGACCCGCTGGCCAACTATCTGGCCGACATTTTCACGCTGCCCGCATCGCTGGCCGGACTGCCCTGCATGAGCCTGCCCGCCGGCTTTGGCGCAGCCGGCATGCCGGTGGGCCTGCAACTGATCGGCAACTACTTCGGCGAAGCCGGCCTGCTCAACGCGGCCCACCGCCTGCAGCAAGCCACCGATTTCCACTTGCGCCAACCGGGCGCGGCCTGA
- the gatB gene encoding Asp-tRNA(Asn)/Glu-tRNA(Gln) amidotransferase subunit GatB, giving the protein MNTTPLVQGYEVVIGFETHAQLCTRSKIFSRASTAFGAAPNTQACAVDLALPGTLPVMNHQAVVCAIRLGLALGARIAPVSVFARKNYFYPDLPKGYQISQFELPVVQGGVVEFFLGNEKKSVRLVRAHLEEDAGKSLHEDFFGQSGIDLNRAGTPLLEIVTEPDMRSSEEAVAYARELHKIVTWIGICDGNMQEGSFRCDANVSVRQPGQALGTRREIKNLNSFKFMQQAIDYEIRWQIAQIEDGHPIRQATVLFDPDSGETRAMRTKEDAADYRYFPDPDLPPLYISDQMVQEQRALMVELPRSMAARFVAQYGLPEYDAATLTQSQAMAAYFEAVAGGCGQPKLASNWIMGEFSRRLNADGIGVAQAPVAPAQLAALIARICDATISNNAARQVFDALWADPAGEVDAIIDAKGLRQMNDSSALEQIIDAVLAANADHVAQLRAGKDKAFHALVGQVMKASKGQANPQQARDLLRVKLQ; this is encoded by the coding sequence ATGAACACCACCCCCCTGGTACAGGGCTACGAAGTCGTCATCGGCTTTGAGACCCATGCCCAACTCTGCACCCGGTCCAAGATTTTTTCCCGCGCTTCGACGGCCTTTGGCGCTGCGCCCAACACCCAGGCTTGCGCGGTCGACCTGGCGCTGCCCGGCACGCTGCCGGTGATGAACCACCAGGCCGTCGTCTGTGCGATCCGGTTGGGACTGGCACTGGGCGCGCGGATTGCGCCGGTCAGCGTTTTTGCGCGCAAGAACTACTTCTACCCCGACCTGCCCAAGGGCTATCAGATCAGCCAGTTCGAGCTTCCGGTGGTGCAGGGCGGTGTGGTCGAATTTTTTCTCGGCAATGAAAAAAAATCCGTGCGCCTGGTGCGCGCCCATCTCGAAGAGGACGCGGGCAAGTCGCTGCACGAGGACTTCTTCGGCCAGTCCGGCATAGACCTGAACCGCGCCGGCACGCCGTTGCTGGAGATCGTGACCGAGCCCGACATGCGCTCGTCCGAGGAGGCCGTGGCCTACGCCCGGGAGTTGCACAAGATCGTGACCTGGATCGGCATCTGCGACGGTAATATGCAGGAGGGCTCGTTCCGCTGCGATGCCAACGTCTCGGTGCGCCAACCCGGCCAGGCCCTGGGCACGCGCCGCGAGATCAAGAACCTGAACAGTTTCAAGTTCATGCAGCAGGCCATCGACTACGAGATCCGCTGGCAAATCGCGCAGATCGAGGACGGCCACCCGATCCGGCAGGCCACCGTGCTGTTCGACCCGGACAGCGGCGAAACCCGTGCCATGCGCACCAAGGAAGATGCGGCGGACTACCGCTACTTTCCCGACCCGGACCTGCCGCCGCTATACATTTCAGATCAAATGGTGCAGGAACAACGCGCGCTGATGGTCGAATTGCCGCGCAGCATGGCGGCGCGTTTCGTGGCGCAATACGGGCTGCCCGAATACGATGCCGCGACCCTCACGCAGAGCCAGGCCATGGCCGCTTACTTCGAGGCCGTCGCCGGGGGTTGCGGCCAGCCCAAGCTGGCCAGCAACTGGATCATGGGCGAGTTTTCGCGGCGCCTGAATGCGGACGGGATCGGCGTGGCGCAGGCCCCGGTCGCGCCAGCGCAGTTGGCAGCGCTGATCGCGCGCATCTGCGACGCAACGATCTCCAACAACGCCGCCCGGCAGGTGTTCGACGCGCTGTGGGCCGACCCGGCCGGCGAGGTGGACGCCATCATCGACGCCAAGGGGCTGCGACAGATGAACGACAGCAGCGCGCTCGAGCAGATCATCGACGCGGTGCTGGCCGCCAACGCCGACCATGTGGCGCAGTTGCGTGCCGGCAAGGACAAGGCTTTTCACGCGCTGGTCGGCCAGGTCATGAAGGCCAGCAAGGGCCAGGCCAATCCGCAGCAAGCCCGTGACCTGCTGCGCGTGAAGTTGCAGTGA
- a CDS encoding rod shape-determining protein: MFGAFRRYFSTDLAIDLGTANTLIFARDKGIVLDEPSVVAIRHEGGPHGKKVIQAVGREAKAMLGKVPGNIEAIRPMKDGVIADFIITEQMIKQFIKMVHPRTLFAPSPRIIICVPCGSTQVERRAIKDAAVAAGATAVYLIEEPMAAGIGAGLPVSEACGSMVVDIGGGTTEVGVISLGGMVYKGSVRVGGDKFDEAIIGYIRRNYGMLIGEPTAELIKKRIGSAFPGSEVREMEVKGRNLSEGVPRSFTISSNEVLEALTDPLNQVVSSVKNALEQTPPELGADIAERGMMLTGGGALLRDLDRLLAEETGLPVLVAEEPLTCVVRGCGIALERMDRLGSIFMSE; this comes from the coding sequence ATGTTCGGAGCTTTCCGTCGGTATTTCTCTACTGATCTTGCGATTGACCTTGGCACTGCCAATACCCTGATCTTCGCCCGCGACAAAGGCATTGTGCTCGATGAACCTTCGGTGGTCGCGATCCGCCACGAGGGCGGCCCCCATGGCAAGAAGGTGATACAGGCCGTGGGCCGCGAGGCCAAGGCGATGCTGGGCAAGGTGCCCGGCAATATCGAGGCCATCCGGCCGATGAAGGACGGCGTGATCGCCGACTTCATCATCACCGAGCAGATGATCAAGCAGTTCATCAAGATGGTGCACCCGCGCACGCTGTTCGCCCCCAGCCCGCGCATCATCATCTGCGTGCCCTGCGGCTCCACCCAGGTCGAGCGCCGCGCGATCAAGGACGCCGCCGTGGCCGCAGGCGCCACGGCCGTGTACCTGATCGAGGAGCCGATGGCGGCCGGCATCGGCGCCGGCCTGCCGGTATCGGAAGCCTGCGGCTCGATGGTGGTCGACATTGGCGGCGGCACCACCGAGGTGGGCGTGATCTCGCTGGGCGGCATGGTCTACAAGGGCAGCGTCCGCGTGGGCGGCGACAAGTTCGACGAGGCCATCATCGGCTACATCCGGCGCAACTACGGCATGTTGATCGGCGAGCCGACGGCCGAACTCATCAAGAAGCGCATCGGCTCGGCATTCCCGGGCTCGGAAGTGCGCGAGATGGAGGTCAAGGGCCGCAACCTCAGCGAAGGCGTGCCGCGCAGCTTCACCATCTCCAGCAACGAGGTGCTCGAAGCGCTGACCGACCCGCTCAACCAGGTCGTCTCGTCGGTGAAGAACGCGCTGGAGCAGACCCCGCCCGAACTCGGCGCCGATATTGCCGAGCGCGGCATGATGCTGACCGGCGGCGGCGCGCTGCTGCGGGACCTGGACCGCCTGCTGGCCGAAGAAACCGGCCTGCCGGTGCTGGTGGCCGAGGAGCCGCTGACCTGCGTGGTGCGCGGCTGCGGTATTGCGCTGGAGCGCATGGACCGGCTGGGCAGCATTTTCATGAGCGAGTGA
- the mreC gene encoding rod shape-determining protein MreC, giving the protein MPQGTLERGAPPLFKQGPSALSRLALFSALALFLMVADARFGLTEPLRQAVAAALYPLQWLMFKPMEFASQGSAYFRSLQTAQQALDAERRKMALLGQSAQQAAQLALENRRLRQLLALRARLQIPALAAEVLHDTADLHTRRVVIDRGRIDGVQTGAAVIDQAGVLGQVTRVFALDSEVTLLIDRDQAIPVLNIRTGVRGVAYGDPYGDPVTRRGAGMELRFMPANADVREDDLLTTSGVDGLYPPGLPVARVVRVERGADSAFARIYCLPLAQVQGSGHVLVLQRLTDQRLSQPAPERPESADKPGARR; this is encoded by the coding sequence ATGCCACAGGGTACTTTGGAGCGCGGCGCTCCCCCCCTCTTCAAACAGGGCCCTTCGGCCCTGTCGCGTTTGGCCTTGTTCAGCGCGCTGGCGCTGTTCCTGATGGTGGCGGATGCGCGCTTCGGGCTGACCGAGCCGTTGCGCCAGGCCGTGGCCGCCGCGCTCTACCCGTTGCAGTGGCTGATGTTCAAGCCGATGGAGTTCGCCAGCCAGGGCAGCGCTTATTTCCGGTCGCTGCAGACGGCGCAGCAAGCGCTCGACGCCGAGCGCAGAAAGATGGCGCTGCTGGGCCAGAGCGCCCAGCAGGCCGCGCAACTGGCACTGGAAAACCGGCGGCTGCGCCAGTTGCTCGCGTTGCGCGCGCGCCTGCAAATTCCGGCGCTGGCCGCCGAGGTGCTCCACGACACGGCCGACCTCCATACGCGCCGCGTGGTGATCGACCGGGGGCGGATCGACGGCGTGCAGACCGGGGCGGCGGTGATCGACCAGGCCGGTGTGCTCGGGCAGGTCACGCGCGTTTTTGCGCTCGACAGTGAAGTCACGCTGTTGATCGATCGCGACCAGGCCATTCCGGTGCTGAACATCCGCACCGGTGTGCGCGGTGTGGCCTATGGCGACCCCTACGGCGACCCGGTGACCCGGCGCGGCGCCGGCATGGAACTGCGTTTCATGCCGGCCAACGCCGATGTCCGCGAAGACGACCTGCTGACCACCAGCGGCGTCGATGGCCTGTACCCGCCGGGCCTGCCGGTGGCGCGTGTGGTGCGCGTCGAGCGCGGGGCGGACTCGGCGTTCGCGCGCATCTACTGTCTGCCGCTGGCCCAGGTGCAGGGGTCCGGCCATGTGCTGGTGCTCCAGCGGCTGACCGATCAGCGGCTGTCGCAGCCGGCGCCTGAACGCCCGGAGTCTGCGGACAAACCCGGGGCGCGCCGATGA
- a CDS encoding P-loop ATPase, Sll1717 family: MAAETPTLNVQQRIDLRAELLDALEKIPTDGSTNSWNDVYVPMSHQQALNPDRMVVEGMRGAGKSFWTGVFANPDLLRALGRHPLEIDLQSALRSIKASRTIALDAKTAKKNFPNPNELAQLLGLPDVTPETIWSVAILLLFEPDPSLGMPRSTDAHDLWQAPIAWAGKNPGRIARALDFLDERFISANEKALVIFDALDRASNELSDVSKMTAGLLRVMLDLRFAKGLRLKAFIREDILAQAGASVVDGSKLLNNKVTLQWTQSDLYGLAFYRIAQHSSLFRDRFKDIVGHSWQDINGRFQCNAADEPKVQEELWRALVGRYMGKSATKGHSYPYIYNHLSDGLGRVAPRTFLTALRAALNSASRQYAERPHVIHHEAIKDGVRGASTARVAELREEYQWIDPALQCIKDQQKTVPISKRDLEELWLKDNASVLQMIENLRDKALVPWRNGASNPEKVEQLRATLEQIGIVKSRQKDGGERVELPDIYRLAYKIGRHGGISTQKP; the protein is encoded by the coding sequence ATGGCCGCTGAAACACCCACATTGAACGTTCAGCAACGAATCGACTTGCGCGCGGAGTTGCTCGATGCGCTTGAGAAAATTCCGACCGATGGCTCTACCAACAGTTGGAACGATGTCTATGTTCCCATGTCCCATCAACAGGCGTTGAACCCTGATCGCATGGTTGTCGAAGGTATGCGGGGGGCGGGCAAATCCTTCTGGACGGGCGTCTTCGCCAATCCTGATTTGCTTCGCGCGCTTGGCCGCCACCCTTTGGAAATCGACCTTCAATCGGCGCTGAGGAGTATCAAGGCCAGTCGCACCATTGCGCTTGACGCCAAAACCGCAAAAAAAAATTTCCCCAATCCCAACGAACTGGCTCAATTGCTTGGTTTGCCCGATGTTACGCCAGAGACGATTTGGAGCGTAGCCATCCTTTTGCTTTTCGAGCCTGATCCATCGCTGGGTATGCCTCGGTCGACGGATGCACATGATCTTTGGCAAGCGCCCATCGCTTGGGCAGGAAAAAATCCCGGCCGGATTGCGCGCGCACTGGATTTTCTGGATGAGCGCTTTATTTCAGCCAATGAAAAAGCACTGGTGATTTTTGATGCGCTGGATCGCGCATCCAACGAACTATCGGACGTGTCCAAAATGACAGCAGGACTTCTGCGTGTCATGCTTGACCTCAGGTTCGCCAAGGGATTGCGCTTGAAGGCTTTTATCCGCGAAGATATTTTGGCACAGGCAGGAGCATCAGTGGTGGATGGCTCCAAGCTGCTCAACAACAAAGTGACTTTGCAATGGACTCAATCGGATCTGTACGGCTTGGCCTTTTATCGGATCGCGCAGCACTCATCCCTGTTCAGAGATCGATTCAAAGACATCGTCGGGCATTCATGGCAAGACATCAATGGGCGCTTCCAATGTAATGCCGCCGATGAGCCCAAGGTGCAGGAGGAGCTATGGCGCGCACTCGTTGGCCGTTACATGGGAAAGTCCGCGACCAAGGGACACAGCTACCCCTACATCTACAACCACCTGAGCGACGGTCTTGGCAGGGTCGCACCCAGGACTTTTTTGACCGCTTTGCGTGCAGCGCTGAATTCGGCATCCAGGCAATATGCCGAGAGGCCGCATGTCATTCATCATGAAGCCATCAAGGACGGCGTGCGCGGGGCCAGCACGGCGCGTGTCGCGGAGTTGCGTGAGGAGTACCAATGGATCGATCCGGCCTTGCAATGCATCAAGGATCAACAGAAAACCGTACCCATCAGCAAACGTGACCTGGAAGAACTCTGGCTAAAGGATAATGCCAGCGTTTTGCAGATGATTGAGAACCTGCGGGATAAGGCACTCGTTCCATGGCGAAATGGCGCATCAAATCCAGAAAAAGTGGAACAGTTGCGGGCAACACTGGAGCAGATCGGCATTGTCAAATCACGGCAGAAGGATGGGGGCGAACGCGTGGAGTTGCCAGACATCTATCGGCTGGCCTACAAGATTGGCCGTCACGGCGGCATTTCCACGCAAAAACCATGA
- the mreD gene encoding rod shape-determining protein MreD, with translation MIMPRGEPLLLPVNPVFIGASLAVGLALNMLPLGRIAWMPDLLMVLLVFWGAHQPLRMGMGTAFVLGLCMDVGQSTLLGQHALSYTVLSFAAVAIHRRLLWFGVPSQALQVLPLFALAHALELLPRLASGGIFPGPGLLAAPLLEALLWPLACGVLLAPQRRPPDSDQNRPL, from the coding sequence ATGATCATGCCGCGCGGTGAACCTTTGCTGCTGCCGGTGAACCCGGTGTTCATCGGCGCCAGTCTGGCGGTGGGCCTGGCGCTGAACATGCTGCCGCTCGGGCGCATCGCCTGGATGCCCGATCTGCTGATGGTGCTGCTGGTCTTTTGGGGCGCGCACCAGCCGCTGCGCATGGGCATGGGGACGGCCTTCGTGCTCGGGCTGTGCATGGATGTGGGCCAGTCGACCCTGCTCGGCCAGCATGCGCTGTCGTACACGGTGCTGTCCTTTGCGGCCGTGGCCATCCACCGCCGCCTGCTGTGGTTTGGCGTGCCTTCGCAGGCGCTGCAGGTCTTGCCGCTGTTCGCGTTGGCCCATGCGCTGGAGCTTTTGCCGCGGCTGGCCAGCGGGGGCATATTTCCGGGGCCTGGCCTGTTGGCGGCCCCGCTGCTGGAAGCGCTGCTCTGGCCCCTGGCCTGCGGGGTGCTGTTGGCCCCGCAGCGCCGCCCGCCCGATAGCGATCAAAACCGTCCTTTGTGA
- the gatC gene encoding Asp-tRNA(Asn)/Glu-tRNA(Gln) amidotransferase subunit GatC, producing the protein MALIPQDIERIARLARLALTPAESAGMLTQLNGFFAIVEKMRAVDTSGLTPLAHPVAAIESQALRLRADLVSEPDQRQANQQSAPAVEGGLYLVPKVIE; encoded by the coding sequence ATGGCACTGATCCCCCAGGACATAGAGCGCATCGCCCGGCTGGCGCGGCTGGCGCTCACGCCCGCCGAAAGCGCTGGCATGCTGACCCAGCTCAACGGCTTTTTTGCCATCGTGGAAAAAATGCGCGCAGTGGACACCTCGGGCCTGACGCCGTTGGCGCACCCGGTGGCCGCGATCGAGAGCCAGGCGCTGCGGCTGCGCGCCGACTTGGTCAGCGAGCCCGACCAGCGCCAGGCCAACCAGCAAAGCGCGCCGGCGGTCGAGGGCGGGCTGTACCTCGTTCCCAAAGTGATCGAATGA
- a CDS encoding KGGVGR-motif variant AAA ATPase, giving the protein MSSMQRLQGLLDWESVERNLVGVLRQNPQSRHLGVLLAGEALILVRNWYGQLVLLLPCSRDELERSPCALLMDELKKTVGSLALSPWTLCRDELSDAASYWTDRSLLQLFNEKDAAGKVLTLLLLERQDKDRDWLTRPEHIETGATKRCIFFSVKGGVGRSSALTMLAIACAQRGKRVLVVDSDFESPGLSSSLLPSGDGQTAYGVIDWLTAQALGADRTSLERMALEHVVAPCPLNARLALPGQILVAPAYGKQTQAYVAKLARIYRQSQGGKAYAQRLNDFLLTTEMQHEADITLFDCRAGIDDTAAAAITQLQADISFLFAIDTHQTWDSYRLLFKHLRRNPVLFETSKADDAPWELRRSLRLVSALTPQEHGPYVGYSEILQQNAYDCFCEIYDEDSGENRDAFAPAPGDTDAPHAALRIQWVEAMRAFNPLIEPVQLTDPLNQAAFADFLDCAKALLEVR; this is encoded by the coding sequence ATGAGTTCGATGCAGAGGTTGCAGGGGTTGCTGGATTGGGAGTCCGTGGAACGCAATTTGGTTGGCGTGCTCAGGCAAAACCCGCAAAGCAGGCATCTGGGAGTCCTGTTGGCCGGTGAGGCGCTCATTCTCGTTCGCAATTGGTACGGACAGCTCGTGCTGCTGCTGCCATGCAGCAGGGACGAACTGGAGCGTTCTCCATGTGCTTTGCTCATGGATGAATTGAAAAAGACGGTCGGCTCTCTTGCCCTGTCACCTTGGACACTGTGCCGGGATGAATTGTCGGATGCGGCGTCCTATTGGACTGATCGATCCCTCTTGCAACTCTTCAATGAGAAAGATGCAGCAGGGAAAGTCTTGACGTTATTGCTGCTCGAACGTCAAGACAAGGACCGGGATTGGCTGACGCGTCCTGAACACATCGAAACCGGCGCAACGAAACGCTGCATATTTTTCAGCGTCAAGGGCGGGGTGGGCCGCAGTTCTGCGCTCACCATGCTGGCCATTGCCTGCGCGCAACGTGGCAAGCGCGTGCTGGTGGTTGATAGTGATTTTGAATCACCCGGTCTTTCGTCCAGTTTGTTGCCCAGTGGCGACGGGCAAACTGCATACGGCGTCATCGACTGGCTGACCGCGCAGGCCCTTGGTGCCGACCGTACATCACTGGAGCGTATGGCGCTGGAACATGTGGTCGCACCGTGTCCGCTCAACGCACGACTCGCGTTGCCGGGCCAGATATTGGTAGCGCCAGCTTACGGCAAGCAAACCCAAGCCTATGTCGCCAAACTGGCACGCATTTACAGACAAAGCCAGGGCGGCAAAGCGTATGCACAGCGACTCAACGATTTTCTGTTGACAACAGAAATGCAGCACGAGGCCGACATCACGCTTTTTGACTGTCGGGCAGGAATCGACGATACGGCAGCCGCCGCAATCACACAATTGCAAGCGGACATATCATTCTTGTTCGCCATCGATACCCATCAAACCTGGGATTCCTACCGCCTGCTGTTCAAGCATCTGCGACGCAATCCCGTTTTGTTCGAAACTTCAAAGGCAGATGACGCGCCGTGGGAGTTGCGCCGCAGCTTGCGTCTGGTGTCCGCTCTCACCCCGCAAGAGCACGGGCCCTACGTTGGCTATTCTGAAATCTTGCAGCAAAACGCCTATGACTGCTTCTGCGAGATCTATGACGAAGATTCTGGCGAAAATCGGGACGCATTCGCACCAGCCCCTGGCGATACCGATGCCCCTCATGCGGCTTTGCGCATACAGTGGGTGGAGGCCATGCGCGCGTTCAACCCTCTGATCGAACCAGTTCAATTGACGGACCCACTCAACCAAGCCGCTTTTGCCGATTTCCTGGACTGCGCCAAGGCGCTTTTAGAGGTGCGATGA
- the mrdA gene encoding penicillin-binding protein 2, translated as MTELRDSQTEVWHFRLRALAVGALVLVAFCLVLARLVFLQVLRHEDLAAQAESNRTAVLPIVPGRGLILDRNGVVLATNYSAYTLEITPARVAALDETIDELAKVVEIQARDRRRFKRLLEESRNFESLPIRTRLTDQEVARFAAQRYRFPGVDIRARLFRSYPLGDVASHAIGYIGRINQSEKARIQDSDDEANYRGTEYIGKLGIEQSFESALHGATGVERMETSAGGRAVRKLASHAATPGDTVVLALDIRLQKMIEDLFGERRGALVALDPRSGEVLALVSKPTFDPNLFVEGIDADNWAALNESIDKPLLNRALRGTYPPGSTYKPFMALAALQLGKRSPSLVVNDPGSYTFGGHTFRSHEGGLGGVDMQRALQLSSNTYFYSLAVEMGVDNIHDFMRPLGFGQATGIDLQGEVPGTLPSTDWKRKTYRRADMQRWFPGETVSLGIGQGYNSFTMLQLAVAQATLANGGTRYRPHLAKAVKNALTGAVTEVAQPPGANLGYLPRNVDIVRNALVAVNKDGTGARVFAGAAYTSAGKTGTAQAVSLGPNVKYNAKALAEHLRDHALFTAFAPAEAPSIALALIVENAGFGSAHAAPIARRVFDYWLMGEYPSEEDIAAVQKGLAGAPIGKPRKVDEVPLVRATAAP; from the coding sequence ATGACCGAGCTGCGCGATAGCCAAACCGAGGTTTGGCACTTCCGGCTGCGCGCGCTGGCGGTCGGCGCCCTGGTGCTGGTGGCGTTTTGCCTGGTGCTGGCCCGGCTGGTCTTTTTGCAGGTGCTGCGCCACGAGGATTTGGCCGCCCAGGCCGAAAGCAACCGCACGGCGGTGCTGCCCATCGTGCCCGGTCGCGGGCTGATCCTGGACCGCAATGGCGTGGTGCTGGCCACCAACTACTCGGCCTATACGCTGGAGATCACGCCCGCGCGTGTCGCAGCGCTCGACGAGACCATCGATGAACTGGCCAAGGTGGTGGAGATCCAGGCCCGCGATCGCCGGCGCTTCAAGCGCTTGCTCGAAGAGTCGCGCAATTTCGAGTCGCTGCCGATCCGCACGCGCCTGACGGACCAGGAGGTGGCGCGCTTTGCGGCGCAGCGCTACCGCTTTCCCGGTGTGGATATCCGGGCGCGGCTGTTTCGCAGCTACCCGCTGGGCGATGTGGCCAGCCATGCCATCGGATACATCGGCCGCATCAACCAGAGCGAGAAGGCCCGCATCCAGGATTCGGATGACGAGGCCAACTACCGGGGCACGGAATACATCGGCAAGCTGGGCATAGAGCAGAGCTTCGAGTCTGCGCTGCACGGCGCCACCGGGGTCGAGCGGATGGAGACCTCCGCCGGCGGCCGGGCCGTGCGCAAGCTGGCCAGCCATGCCGCCACGCCCGGCGACACGGTGGTGCTGGCGCTCGACATCCGGCTGCAAAAGATGATCGAGGATCTGTTTGGCGAGCGCCGCGGCGCGCTGGTCGCGCTCGACCCGCGCTCGGGCGAAGTGCTGGCCTTGGTCAGCAAGCCCACCTTCGACCCGAACCTGTTCGTCGAAGGCATCGACGCCGACAACTGGGCCGCGCTCAACGAATCCATCGACAAGCCCTTGCTCAATCGCGCATTGCGCGGCACCTACCCGCCGGGCTCGACGTACAAGCCCTTCATGGCGCTGGCAGCGCTGCAACTGGGCAAGCGCTCGCCGAGCCTGGTGGTGAACGACCCGGGCTCCTACACCTTCGGCGGCCACACCTTCCGCAGCCACGAAGGGGGCCTGGGCGGGGTGGACATGCAGCGCGCGCTACAACTGTCGAGCAACACCTATTTTTATTCGCTGGCCGTGGAGATGGGGGTCGACAACATCCATGACTTCATGCGGCCGCTGGGCTTTGGCCAGGCCACCGGCATCGATCTGCAAGGCGAGGTGCCCGGAACGCTGCCCAGCACCGACTGGAAGCGCAAAACCTACCGGCGCGCCGACATGCAGCGCTGGTTCCCGGGTGAGACCGTGTCGCTGGGCATCGGCCAGGGCTACAACAGCTTTACCATGCTGCAACTGGCCGTGGCGCAGGCCACGCTGGCCAATGGGGGAACGCGCTACCGTCCGCATTTGGCCAAGGCGGTGAAGAATGCGCTCACCGGCGCGGTGACCGAGGTGGCTCAGCCGCCCGGCGCGAACCTGGGCTATCTGCCCCGGAATGTCGACATCGTGCGCAATGCACTGGTCGCCGTGAACAAGGACGGCACGGGTGCGCGCGTCTTCGCCGGCGCCGCCTACACCTCGGCCGGCAAGACCGGCACCGCCCAGGCCGTGAGCCTGGGGCCGAACGTGAAATACAACGCCAAGGCCCTGGCAGAGCATCTGCGCGACCACGCCCTGTTTACCGCCTTTGCCCCGGCCGAAGCCCCGAGCATTGCGCTGGCGCTGATCGTGGAGAACGCCGGCTTTGGCTCCGCCCATGCGGCACCGATCGCGCGCCGGGTGTTCGACTACTGGCTGATGGGAGAGTACCCGAGCGAAGAGGACATCGCGGCCGTGCAAAAGGGGCTGGCCGGGGCGCCGATAGGCAAGCCCCGCAAAGTGGACGAGGTGCCCCTGGTGCGCGCCACGGCGGCGCCTTGA